A portion of the Fastidiosipila sp. genome contains these proteins:
- the rapZ gene encoding RNase adapter RapZ, whose protein sequence is MDITIVTGLSGSGKSMAVKILEDMGFFCIDNMPPQLVGQLTRILSEGDLAGGKNDASSRVALVMDSRNPHFVEHFSPVLTELQQLNIPVRILFLEASDAALVSRYNQSRRDHPMAADRSLPDAISEERKLLTPVRELATDIMDTTDLSSQQMRERILHLFGQSPDEVPMAIYLQSFGFKYGLPIDSDMILDVRFVPNPFYFDELRPLSGLDRPVIGFLQQFPEFTRFLEIQEEFLEFAIPYYVREGKQRLSIGVGCTGGRHRSVMAVERLAAFLRARGYRVHVLHRDLRRDVRSRMIEQIEEEEARS, encoded by the coding sequence ATGGATATTACGATCGTGACAGGCCTTTCCGGAAGCGGAAAGAGTATGGCAGTGAAAATCCTGGAAGATATGGGATTTTTTTGCATTGACAATATGCCGCCCCAGCTGGTGGGTCAGCTGACCCGGATCCTGTCGGAAGGCGACCTGGCGGGAGGGAAAAATGACGCAAGCAGCCGGGTGGCCCTGGTCATGGACAGCCGCAACCCGCACTTCGTGGAACATTTTTCCCCTGTTTTGACAGAACTCCAGCAGCTCAATATTCCTGTCCGTATTCTTTTTCTGGAAGCGTCGGACGCGGCACTGGTCAGCCGCTACAACCAAAGCCGCCGTGACCATCCCATGGCAGCAGACAGGTCCCTGCCCGATGCCATCAGTGAAGAGCGAAAACTCCTGACACCCGTCAGGGAACTTGCCACGGATATCATGGACACGACCGATTTATCCAGCCAGCAGATGCGGGAGCGGATACTGCACCTCTTCGGCCAGTCACCAGACGAGGTGCCCATGGCCATTTATCTGCAGTCTTTTGGTTTCAAGTACGGACTTCCAATTGACTCGGATATGATCCTGGACGTCCGTTTTGTTCCCAATCCCTTCTATTTTGATGAATTGCGGCCTTTGTCGGGACTTGACCGGCCCGTCATCGGGTTTTTGCAGCAGTTTCCGGAGTTTACCCGCTTTCTTGAAATCCAGGAGGAATTCCTTGAGTTTGCGATTCCCTATTACGTCCGGGAAGGAAAACAGCGGCTCAGCATCGGCGTTGGCTGTACGGGCGGCCGCCATCGCAGTGTCATGGCTGTCGAACGGCTGGCGGCTTTTCTGCGCGCGCGGGGCTACCGGGTCCATGTGCTGCACCGCGACCTGAGGCGGGATGTGCGAAGCAGGATGATTGAGCAAATCGAGGAAGAGGAAGCCAGGTCATGA
- the murB gene encoding UDP-N-acetylmuramate dehydrogenase encodes MKEVTPFDAAGAGRKLEQITGLSVLRDQPLCRWTNFRVGGPADLLVLPSTKESLVELKGLASREQWPLTVLGRATNVLVSDRGIRGITAILSPSLGGIRCLDDTLVCLAGTPLYEIAAQAARLGLSGLEFACGIPGSAGGAVLMNAGAYDGSMADLVIRTEFVDARGETGELAGDAHDFSYRHSYFSDHPDSVILETEFRLKRAPADAIYGRMADFARRRYLTQPLAAQSAGSAFRRPEGHFAGKLISDAGMKGYRRGRAGVSDMHAGFIVNLGGATAKEIAQVFADVRRAVFDMEGVLLMPEVRLAGEWESDPLAF; translated from the coding sequence ATGAAGGAAGTGACCCCGTTTGACGCCGCCGGGGCTGGCAGAAAGCTTGAGCAGATTACCGGCCTGTCAGTCTTGCGGGATCAGCCTCTTTGCCGCTGGACCAATTTCCGGGTAGGAGGCCCTGCCGACCTTCTGGTCCTGCCCTCGACCAAGGAGAGCCTGGTTGAGCTAAAAGGACTTGCCAGCCGGGAACAGTGGCCGCTCACGGTTCTTGGGCGGGCAACCAATGTCCTGGTATCCGATCGGGGTATCCGGGGGATCACGGCCATCTTATCGCCCTCGCTTGGCGGGATTCGCTGCCTTGATGACACCCTGGTCTGCCTGGCAGGAACGCCTCTTTATGAAATTGCCGCCCAGGCGGCCAGGCTGGGTTTGTCCGGCCTGGAGTTCGCCTGCGGAATTCCGGGATCTGCCGGGGGTGCCGTATTGATGAATGCGGGTGCCTATGATGGCAGCATGGCCGATCTTGTGATCCGGACTGAATTTGTTGACGCCAGGGGGGAGACAGGAGAACTTGCCGGTGATGCGCACGATTTTTCTTATCGCCACAGTTACTTCAGCGACCATCCGGATTCAGTCATCCTTGAAACAGAGTTCCGGCTCAAGCGGGCGCCGGCCGATGCAATCTACGGGCGGATGGCCGACTTTGCACGCAGGCGCTACCTGACCCAACCGCTTGCCGCCCAGTCGGCGGGCAGCGCTTTCCGGCGCCCGGAGGGCCATTTTGCGGGCAAGCTCATTTCCGATGCGGGGATGAAAGGATACAGGCGGGGCAGAGCAGGAGTGTCCGACATGCATGCGGGTTTTATCGTGAACCTCGGAGGCGCGACGGCCAAAGAGATTGCCCAGGTTTTTGCTGATGTCAGGCGGGCCGTTTTTGACATGGAAGGTGTCCTGCTGATGCCGGAAGTGCGGCTGGCCGGCGAGTGGGAGAGTGATCCCCTGGCCTTCTGA
- the hprK gene encoding HPr(Ser) kinase/phosphatase, protein MGKTVVSLRRIVDLFGYRVICDFGKIDQTNITVADVTRPGLQLAGHFKHFGANRIQLIGNMEMAYLESLSAEERMLSFDRLFSRGIPCLILSRDHEPFPELLESAGKYEIPIVQSSLATADISSSLVKFLNVELASVSSMHGVMVEVLGEGILILGESGVGKSETALELVKRGHRLIADDLVEIRRVSDTTLLGRAPESIRHMIEIRGLGILDVKEMYGVSAVKVQENVDFVIHLEFWVKDKEYKRIGIEDECTQLLGVTIPSMTVPVRPGRNLAVIVEFAAVNYRNRQMGHDVIRELTGRIYDQTQEEWK, encoded by the coding sequence ATGGGGAAAACAGTGGTCAGCCTGCGCCGGATTGTTGATCTTTTTGGTTACCGGGTTATCTGCGATTTCGGCAAGATCGATCAGACCAACATCACGGTTGCCGATGTGACCCGTCCGGGCCTGCAGCTTGCCGGACACTTCAAGCATTTTGGGGCCAACCGCATTCAGTTGATTGGCAATATGGAGATGGCCTACCTGGAGTCACTGTCAGCTGAAGAACGGATGCTCAGCTTTGACCGCTTGTTTTCCAGGGGGATTCCCTGCCTGATCTTGTCCCGCGATCATGAACCTTTTCCCGAATTGCTCGAGAGCGCCGGCAAGTATGAGATCCCCATTGTCCAGAGTTCATTGGCTACTGCAGATATTTCCAGCTCCCTGGTCAAATTCCTCAACGTAGAGCTGGCCTCCGTTTCGTCCATGCACGGCGTCATGGTAGAGGTTCTGGGTGAGGGAATCCTGATCCTGGGCGAGTCAGGTGTGGGGAAATCCGAGACGGCGCTTGAATTGGTCAAGCGCGGCCACCGTCTGATCGCAGACGATCTGGTGGAGATTCGCCGGGTGTCCGACACCACCTTGCTCGGCCGGGCGCCCGAGAGCATCCGCCACATGATCGAAATCCGGGGCCTGGGTATCCTGGATGTCAAAGAGATGTACGGCGTGTCAGCTGTCAAGGTTCAGGAAAATGTGGACTTTGTTATCCACCTGGAGTTCTGGGTCAAGGATAAGGAGTATAAGCGGATCGGAATTGAGGATGAATGCACCCAGCTGCTGGGCGTTACCATTCCTTCCATGACGGTGCCGGTCCGGCCAGGCAGGAATCTGGCCGTCATCGTTGAATTCGCAGCCGTCAATTACCGGAACAGGCAGATGGGGCACGACGTGATCAGGGAGCTGACCGGGCGGATTTATGACCAAACGCAAGAGGAGTGGAAATGA